A single genomic interval of Candidatus Bipolaricaulis anaerobius harbors:
- a CDS encoding tyrosine phenol-lyase produces the protein MRRVQGRERKDPVDKRTIAEPYKIKVVEPLRATTRDYRAEKIREAGYNTFLLRSEDVYIDLLTDSGTSAMSDNQWAGMMLGDEAYAGSRNFYHLEAAVQEIYGFRYVVPTHQGRAAEHITSQLRIKPGQYVPMNMYFTTTREHVELAHGIFYDCIIDEAHDPANPHPFKGNVDLAKLDRLVQEKGRDAIAYLSLAPCVNMAGGQPFSMGNLRQVAAWARRHGIPIIFDATRAVENAYFIQQREPGYAGKPVREILREMMSYGEGCTMSSKKDNLVNIGGFIATNNEEFFVQAKEMVVVYEGLHTYGGLAGRDMEAIARGIYEMVDDAYIASRVRQVEYLGSRLREAGIPIVEPVGGHAVFVDAKRFLSHLPQEEFPAQALAAALYVDSGVRGMERGIVSAGRDPVTGEHRRPKLELVRLTIPRRVYTNLHMDVVAESCIALYGERRAIRGLKMVYEPKKLRFFQARFEPIVP, from the coding sequence ATGAGGCGGGTCCAGGGACGGGAAAGGAAGGATCCAGTGGACAAGCGAACGATCGCCGAACCGTACAAGATCAAGGTCGTCGAGCCGCTGCGGGCGACCACTCGGGACTACCGCGCGGAGAAGATCCGCGAGGCGGGGTACAACACGTTCCTCCTTCGAAGCGAGGACGTGTACATTGACCTCCTCACCGACTCCGGCACGTCGGCGATGAGCGACAACCAATGGGCGGGGATGATGCTCGGCGACGAGGCCTACGCGGGCTCCCGCAACTTCTACCACCTCGAGGCCGCGGTTCAGGAGATCTACGGGTTCCGCTACGTCGTCCCCACCCATCAGGGCCGGGCGGCGGAGCACATCACCTCCCAGCTCCGCATCAAACCGGGCCAGTATGTCCCGATGAACATGTACTTCACCACGACCCGCGAGCACGTCGAGCTCGCGCATGGGATCTTCTACGACTGCATCATTGACGAGGCCCACGACCCGGCGAACCCGCATCCCTTCAAGGGGAACGTGGACCTCGCCAAGCTGGACCGCCTGGTCCAGGAGAAGGGTCGGGACGCGATCGCCTACCTCTCCCTCGCCCCGTGCGTGAATATGGCCGGGGGGCAGCCGTTCTCGATGGGCAATCTGCGCCAGGTGGCGGCATGGGCCCGCCGGCACGGGATCCCGATCATCTTCGATGCCACCCGGGCCGTGGAGAATGCCTATTTCATCCAGCAGCGGGAGCCAGGCTACGCGGGGAAGCCCGTTCGCGAGATCCTGCGCGAGATGATGAGCTACGGCGAAGGGTGCACGATGTCCTCGAAGAAGGATAACCTCGTCAACATCGGGGGGTTCATCGCCACGAACAATGAGGAGTTCTTCGTCCAGGCGAAGGAGATGGTGGTGGTGTACGAGGGCCTCCACACCTACGGCGGGCTTGCGGGGAGGGACATGGAGGCGATCGCCCGCGGGATCTACGAAATGGTGGATGATGCCTACATCGCGAGCCGCGTGCGCCAGGTGGAGTACCTGGGGAGCCGCCTCCGCGAGGCGGGGATCCCGATCGTCGAGCCGGTGGGGGGGCATGCCGTGTTCGTGGACGCGAAACGGTTCCTATCCCATCTCCCCCAGGAGGAGTTCCCTGCCCAAGCCCTCGCTGCCGCCCTGTACGTGGACAGCGGCGTGCGGGGGATGGAGCGGGGGATCGTGAGCGCAGGGCGCGATCCGGTGACGGGGGAGCACCGCCGGCCGAAGCTGGAGCTCGTTCGACTGACGATCCCCCGCCGTGTGTACACGAACCTCCACATGGACGTCGTCGCCGAGAGCTGCATTGCGCTCTATGGGGAACGGAGAGCGATCCGTGGCCTGAAGATGGTCTACGAGCCGAAGAAGCTCCGCTTCTTCCAGGCTCGGTTCGAGCCGATCGTCCCCTAG
- a CDS encoding carboxypeptidase M32, translating into MGALQELKDYVREISELYSAIALCAWDQRTHMPEKGAEARSKVLGRLERLAFERVVSDRMGELLAAAERDGAPTEVDQALLRVWKRDYTRNRAVPPDLYQQFVEATSRAETVWEKAKATSDFALFRPHLAEVVSLVREIAELVGYKESPYDALVDEYEPGMTTAALRVLLGSLRRELVAFLKELSRGTPPHELPAGMFPLDAQRQLCREALGWIGYDFAGGRLDDTVHPFTIEVGTGDVRVTNRYQEDDPFPGLFGALHEGGHALYGQGVDPQLAWTGLAGGASFGIHESQSRFWENQIGRSRAFWRYSHPHLIRHFPALARTKPDAIWRHVNRAQPSLIRVEADEVTYNLHICLRFELEVDLIEGRLTVDELPARWNQAMVDYLGVTPPDDAHGVLQDVHWSGGMFGYFPSYTLGNLYGAQITETAEREIPRFWGKVQAGELAPIREWLRENVHRHGRVYLPDELVRRVTGSGLSAEPFLRYVRTKYSEVYGL; encoded by the coding sequence ATGGGCGCCCTGCAGGAACTGAAGGACTACGTGCGGGAGATCAGCGAGCTGTACTCGGCCATCGCGTTGTGCGCCTGGGACCAGCGGACCCACATGCCGGAGAAAGGCGCCGAAGCGCGATCCAAGGTCCTGGGCCGACTGGAGCGGCTGGCGTTCGAGCGGGTGGTGTCCGATCGGATGGGCGAACTCCTCGCCGCCGCCGAGCGCGATGGGGCGCCCACAGAGGTGGATCAGGCCCTTCTCCGCGTCTGGAAGCGCGATTACACCCGGAACCGCGCTGTGCCGCCCGACCTCTACCAGCAGTTCGTCGAGGCCACGAGCCGCGCCGAAACCGTATGGGAGAAGGCCAAGGCCACGTCCGATTTCGCCCTGTTCCGCCCCCACCTCGCCGAGGTCGTGAGCCTGGTGCGAGAGATAGCGGAGCTGGTCGGGTACAAGGAGAGCCCCTATGACGCCCTCGTGGACGAGTACGAGCCCGGGATGACGACCGCGGCCCTCCGGGTCCTGTTGGGGAGCCTACGCCGGGAGCTGGTCGCGTTCCTGAAGGAGCTCTCCCGCGGCACGCCTCCCCACGAGCTCCCCGCCGGGATGTTCCCCCTCGACGCCCAACGCCAACTGTGCCGCGAGGCGTTGGGGTGGATCGGGTACGACTTCGCAGGCGGACGGCTCGACGACACTGTCCACCCGTTCACGATCGAAGTCGGCACGGGCGACGTGCGAGTCACGAACCGCTACCAGGAGGACGATCCGTTCCCGGGGCTGTTCGGGGCCCTCCACGAGGGCGGGCACGCCCTGTACGGCCAGGGCGTGGATCCCCAGCTCGCCTGGACCGGGCTCGCCGGGGGGGCCTCCTTCGGGATCCACGAGTCCCAGTCGCGGTTCTGGGAGAACCAGATTGGGCGCAGCCGCGCCTTCTGGCGCTACAGCCATCCCCACCTCATCCGCCACTTCCCGGCCCTGGCCCGGACGAAGCCCGACGCCATCTGGCGACACGTGAACCGCGCCCAACCGTCCCTCATCCGCGTCGAGGCCGATGAGGTCACGTACAACCTCCACATCTGCCTCAGGTTTGAGCTCGAGGTGGACCTCATCGAGGGCCGGCTAACGGTGGACGAGCTCCCCGCGCGGTGGAATCAGGCGATGGTCGACTACCTCGGGGTGACCCCACCCGACGATGCCCACGGCGTCCTACAGGACGTGCACTGGTCGGGGGGGATGTTCGGGTACTTCCCATCCTACACCCTGGGGAACCTGTACGGGGCCCAGATCACGGAGACGGCGGAGCGGGAGATCCCGCGGTTCTGGGGCAAGGTGCAGGCGGGCGAACTCGCCCCGATCCGGGAATGGCTGAGGGAGAACGTCCATCGCCATGGTCGGGTGTACCTGCCCGATGAGCTCGTGCGGCGGGTCACCGGGAGCGGGCTCTCCGCCGAGCCCTTCCTGCGCTACGTGCGCACCAAGTACAGCGAGGTGTACGGGCTCTAG
- a CDS encoding TldD/PmbA family protein, with protein sequence MNVDALLEGVLKERIADDLELVAIRSREELTRFTDCQIHQNVAAVDTAVHIRAWVEGKTGVVTTNDLTAQGLARAAREAAAMARAQTRPAGFSPPAPRPIPTVSVWDEATWNAHPDERAELVARAVKGAAAIGFNASGSLSTGGSELWVRTTRGVDAHHRASSVRFVTVVMGKSGGSGYAEFSGTKLADFVPEEAADRALAKAQLAEVRKPLEPGAYTVVLEEPAMATLLGMLSSMGFSARALLEKRSFFVGKLGQKLVSERVTVYDDGLHPQTTVMPFDFEGVPKTRVYFFRAGVAEGVVHDSRTAALMNTVSTGHALPPSAAGWSPMPMHLVMEPGEATDDALLSGVGRGLLVTRFHYARTVDPMRGVITMMTRDGVFLIEEGKIKGAVEDMRVTESGLRALANVEAVGRTLQLITHGEGVGAVLVPKARIAQFTFTGRTERM encoded by the coding sequence ATGAACGTAGATGCATTGCTAGAGGGTGTGCTCAAGGAACGGATCGCCGACGACCTGGAGTTGGTCGCCATCCGCAGCCGGGAGGAGCTGACGCGGTTCACGGATTGTCAGATCCACCAGAACGTGGCGGCGGTGGACACGGCCGTTCACATTCGGGCGTGGGTGGAGGGGAAGACGGGCGTGGTGACGACGAACGACCTCACCGCCCAGGGTCTGGCACGGGCGGCCAGGGAGGCAGCGGCGATGGCCCGGGCCCAAACCCGCCCTGCCGGCTTCTCCCCTCCTGCCCCGCGTCCGATCCCAACCGTGAGCGTTTGGGACGAGGCGACGTGGAACGCCCATCCCGACGAGCGGGCTGAGCTTGTGGCGCGGGCAGTGAAAGGGGCGGCGGCCATTGGCTTCAACGCCTCGGGGTCGCTTTCCACCGGGGGCAGCGAGCTATGGGTGCGCACGACGCGCGGTGTGGATGCCCACCACCGCGCCTCCTCCGTACGGTTCGTGACCGTGGTCATGGGGAAGAGCGGCGGGTCCGGGTACGCCGAGTTCTCCGGCACCAAGCTCGCCGACTTCGTGCCCGAGGAGGCCGCCGACCGGGCGCTCGCGAAGGCACAGCTTGCCGAGGTGCGGAAGCCGCTCGAGCCCGGGGCGTACACGGTCGTCCTCGAGGAGCCGGCAATGGCCACCCTGCTGGGGATGCTCTCCTCGATGGGGTTCTCTGCCCGGGCGCTCCTCGAGAAGCGGAGCTTCTTCGTGGGGAAGCTTGGCCAGAAGCTCGTCTCCGAGCGCGTGACCGTGTATGACGACGGCCTCCACCCCCAGACGACGGTGATGCCGTTCGATTTCGAGGGAGTCCCCAAGACGCGGGTGTACTTCTTCCGGGCCGGGGTTGCGGAGGGGGTGGTCCACGATTCGCGCACCGCGGCCCTCATGAACACCGTGTCCACCGGGCATGCGCTCCCCCCGTCGGCAGCGGGGTGGTCCCCAATGCCGATGCACCTCGTGATGGAGCCTGGGGAGGCGACGGATGACGCGCTCCTCTCCGGGGTGGGGCGAGGCCTCCTCGTCACGCGGTTCCACTACGCACGCACCGTGGACCCGATGCGGGGCGTGATCACGATGATGACCCGCGACGGGGTGTTCCTCATCGAGGAGGGGAAGATCAAGGGGGCAGTGGAGGACATGCGCGTCACCGAGTCCGGCCTGCGCGCCCTGGCGAACGTGGAGGCGGTGGGCCGCACCCTGCAGCTCATCACCCATGGCGAAGGGGTGGGGGCGGTCCTCGTGCCCAAAGCGCGGATCGCGCAGTTCACGTTCACCGGTCGCACGGAGAGGATGTGA
- a CDS encoding NAD(+)/NADH kinase, whose protein sequence is MALRRVLFVPNLARPAAVAATERGLAWCCREGIAVATVPGKGAPSEADLVVAVGGDGTLLRAAALVYPHPTPVLAAHAGGLGFLAACDGEEIEGALDLVATGQYRVERRARLLAAGPGFVRSALNDAVAVGPDAERFTALEVAVDGEPALAVEGDGLIISTPTGSTAYALAAGGPVLAPSVAGLLLVPLAPHRLGVRPCLVPPQAQISIRLRRRGRLLLDGNSVCELEPEAMVNVTTAPAETLLVRLAGTGSFFTRLRGKLNLSD, encoded by the coding sequence GTGGCACTTAGGCGCGTCCTGTTCGTCCCGAATCTGGCCCGCCCGGCCGCGGTCGCCGCGACGGAGCGGGGGCTGGCCTGGTGCTGCAGGGAAGGAATCGCCGTCGCGACCGTTCCGGGGAAGGGAGCCCCTAGCGAAGCGGACCTCGTGGTCGCGGTGGGGGGCGATGGGACGCTCCTCCGGGCCGCGGCGCTCGTCTACCCGCACCCGACCCCGGTCCTGGCCGCGCACGCGGGAGGCCTCGGGTTCCTCGCCGCCTGCGACGGGGAGGAGATCGAGGGCGCCCTCGATCTGGTGGCGACGGGGCAGTATCGGGTGGAGCGCCGGGCGCGCCTCCTGGCCGCGGGACCGGGGTTCGTCCGTTCCGCGTTGAACGACGCGGTGGCAGTGGGACCGGATGCCGAGCGGTTCACTGCGCTCGAAGTGGCGGTGGACGGGGAGCCGGCGCTGGCCGTGGAGGGCGATGGCTTGATCATCTCCACCCCCACCGGGAGCACCGCCTACGCCCTCGCCGCCGGGGGGCCGGTTCTCGCCCCATCCGTGGCGGGTCTCCTCCTCGTCCCGCTTGCCCCGCACCGGTTGGGGGTCCGGCCATGCCTCGTGCCCCCCCAAGCGCAGATCTCGATCCGCCTGCGGCGACGGGGCCGCCTCCTCCTCGATGGGAACTCCGTCTGCGAGCTGGAGCCGGAGGCAATGGTGAACGTGACCACGGCTCCGGCGGAGACCCTCCTCGTCCGCCTGGCGGGCACAGGGTCGTTCTTCACGCGACTGAGGGGCAAGCTCAATCTGTCAGACTAG
- a CDS encoding ABC transporter permease, whose product MLNYLLAMAVVVLLWAGVSWLLEVSRGREILPTPWVTFAAAVDNIGTLASAFGTSALRFLIALVVAFLLGLPLGLAVGFESKLDRYLSPLIYLLYPMPPVALLLFLYLAFGLGEVVRLVVVVMALFFQVVVAAQGAAKYIVPSHVTAVRSAGATRWQIYRHVVLPATLPSVLTAARVSVGLGITMLYIAETKLGVLLGPGAGLGRFIEYYTFRGDISLAGVVGLALLGLLFYVVLELGERVLCRWKFVGARGGT is encoded by the coding sequence ATGCTGAACTACCTCCTGGCGATGGCGGTCGTCGTCCTGCTGTGGGCGGGGGTGTCGTGGCTCCTCGAGGTATCGCGGGGGCGGGAGATCCTCCCCACGCCGTGGGTCACCTTCGCCGCGGCGGTGGACAACATCGGCACCCTGGCGAGCGCGTTCGGGACCTCGGCCCTGCGGTTCCTGATCGCCCTCGTCGTGGCGTTCCTCCTCGGCCTCCCCCTCGGCCTGGCCGTGGGGTTCGAGTCCAAACTGGATCGGTACCTTTCGCCCCTCATCTACCTCCTCTACCCGATGCCGCCGGTGGCGCTCCTCCTCTTCCTCTACCTTGCGTTCGGGCTCGGGGAAGTGGTGCGGCTGGTGGTGGTGGTGATGGCCCTCTTCTTCCAGGTCGTCGTCGCTGCCCAGGGAGCAGCCAAGTACATCGTCCCCTCCCACGTCACCGCGGTCCGCTCCGCCGGTGCAACGCGGTGGCAGATCTACCGCCACGTCGTCCTCCCCGCGACCCTCCCGAGCGTCCTCACCGCGGCGCGGGTATCGGTCGGGCTGGGGATCACCATGCTCTACATCGCGGAGACGAAGCTCGGGGTGCTCCTTGGGCCGGGGGCAGGTCTGGGACGGTTCATCGAGTACTACACGTTCCGGGGGGACATCTCGCTCGCCGGCGTGGTGGGGTTGGCCCTGCTCGGGCTCCTGTTCTACGTCGTCCTCGAGCTTGGGGAGCGGGTCCTGTGCCGGTGGAAGTTCGTGGGGGCGCGGGGTGGCACTTAG
- a CDS encoding ABC transporter ATP-binding protein, with the protein MIEVEGLTLIYGRGGAAVPAVAGLSMAVDSYELVSVVGPSGCGKTTLLFALDGLLHPTAGRIRIHREEVRGVRRDVALILQDAGLLPWKTVRANAELALRIQGRKESAGRVLAELGLAGFERRFPSELSEGMKRRVGIARALALQPRVMLMDEPTANLDSLTREHIQNLILGLWWEMGFTGVLVTHDMEEAVFLGKRILVLSPRPARVVEVIENPGMGEPGYRGTPEFTAQVAHLRQALLGSNGS; encoded by the coding sequence ATGATCGAGGTCGAGGGCCTCACCCTGATCTACGGGCGCGGGGGGGCCGCCGTGCCCGCGGTGGCTGGCCTGTCTATGGCCGTGGACAGCTACGAGCTCGTGTCCGTCGTCGGGCCGTCGGGGTGTGGAAAAACGACCCTCCTCTTCGCCCTCGATGGGCTCCTCCACCCGACGGCGGGGCGGATCCGGATCCACAGGGAGGAGGTGCGCGGGGTACGGCGCGACGTGGCCCTCATCCTCCAGGACGCGGGGCTCCTCCCGTGGAAGACCGTGCGCGCCAACGCCGAGCTGGCCCTGCGCATTCAAGGGCGCAAGGAATCCGCGGGGCGGGTCCTCGCCGAGCTCGGGTTGGCTGGGTTCGAGCGGCGCTTCCCGAGCGAGCTCTCGGAGGGGATGAAGCGCCGGGTGGGGATCGCCCGGGCGCTCGCCCTCCAGCCGCGGGTGATGCTCATGGACGAACCGACCGCAAACCTCGACTCGCTCACGCGCGAGCACATCCAGAACCTCATCCTTGGCCTGTGGTGGGAGATGGGGTTCACCGGCGTCCTCGTGACCCACGACATGGAGGAAGCGGTGTTCCTCGGGAAGAGGATCCTCGTCCTTTCTCCGCGGCCAGCGCGGGTGGTGGAGGTCATCGAGAACCCGGGGATGGGCGAGCCGGGGTACCGGGGGACGCCGGAGTTCACGGCCCAGGTCGCCCACCTGCGGCAGGCCCTGTTGGGGAGCAACGGATCATGA
- a CDS encoding ABC transporter substrate-binding protein translates to MRTLTVLAVVTAVPIVSLAAPLKVSLPPAMGAVPVVMATAWDLFRAEGIEVELIPLPSQRDRMLAFQAGQVDAIVTDLTGAILLVASAPREAVIGGTAFSPEPAKDHLAFITPPALSRIATWDDLMARIASGSRVQIAVPRQSDLEFVVDGVFQECGVTVPADLYIGQDDLLVNSTWTLLGMVAVGVLPRPHADYILTYTFPGKPTLTVLTWVPGASFPPEVFVVRRSLLESQPEILAAFFRAVRQSVAQLNSEDRESVVAAALPWAVDLFFPGSGPETAAPEVRTQIEAAIAAIVIPTFPAPGAVDPEVYDRVMAWALGKNYLRSPLPYEAAVVPPPG, encoded by the coding sequence ATGCGTACTCTGACCGTACTCGCGGTTGTGACCGCGGTCCCCATCGTGTCCCTCGCCGCCCCCCTCAAGGTGTCCCTCCCGCCGGCGATGGGCGCAGTGCCGGTGGTGATGGCCACGGCGTGGGACCTGTTCCGCGCTGAGGGGATCGAGGTCGAGCTGATCCCCCTCCCCAGCCAGCGCGATCGGATGCTCGCGTTCCAGGCCGGCCAGGTGGACGCGATCGTGACCGACCTCACCGGCGCGATCCTCCTCGTGGCGAGCGCTCCCCGGGAGGCGGTGATCGGGGGGACCGCCTTCTCCCCTGAACCGGCGAAGGATCACCTCGCCTTCATCACCCCGCCGGCGTTGTCGCGGATCGCTACTTGGGACGATCTTATGGCGCGCATTGCAAGCGGAAGCCGTGTCCAGATCGCTGTTCCGCGCCAGTCGGATCTCGAGTTCGTCGTGGACGGGGTGTTCCAGGAGTGTGGGGTCACGGTCCCTGCGGACCTGTACATTGGCCAGGACGACCTCCTCGTCAACTCCACCTGGACCCTTCTCGGGATGGTGGCCGTAGGGGTTCTTCCGCGGCCCCACGCGGATTACATCCTCACCTACACCTTCCCCGGCAAGCCGACGCTCACCGTCCTGACGTGGGTACCTGGGGCGAGCTTCCCACCCGAGGTGTTCGTGGTCCGCCGATCGCTCCTCGAATCCCAGCCGGAGATCCTCGCCGCGTTCTTCCGCGCCGTGCGGCAGTCCGTGGCGCAGCTCAACAGCGAGGACCGCGAGTCGGTGGTGGCAGCGGCCCTCCCGTGGGCGGTGGACCTCTTCTTCCCCGGCAGCGGGCCGGAGACCGCCGCCCCCGAGGTGCGGACCCAGATCGAGGCCGCGATCGCGGCGATCGTGATCCCAACCTTCCCCGCGCCCGGCGCGGTGGACCCGGAGGTGTACGACCGGGTAATGGCGTGGGCCCTCGGGAAGAACTACCTGCGGTCTCCGCTCCCCTACGAGGCCGCGGTCGTCCCCCCTCCCGGATGA
- a CDS encoding histone deacetylase family protein — protein MDVIFSERCLEYHAVGHPEGPARVRMLQHYLARLGYPFVEPTPATDEDLLSVHTPDHVRRVESGDFHDPDCPHYPNIGFYARLAVGGALLAELRRGFSILRPPGHHAGPSFLGGFCYYNNLAIAVRRSGKRTLIVDIDGHHGNGTEAVFYGDPRVTYISLHRIYNYPGTGHASRGNCLNYPLPPRCGKALYVETLERALHEAGSGFEELAISAGFDTYREDPLASLGLDVEAFYDVGYVLGDLKLPAFCVLEGGYIPEIMGPAADALLHGLHDGGSPPPYPSG, from the coding sequence ATGGACGTCATTTTCAGCGAGAGGTGCCTGGAGTACCACGCCGTGGGACACCCGGAGGGACCGGCCCGGGTGCGGATGCTCCAGCACTACCTCGCCCGCCTCGGCTACCCGTTCGTGGAACCCACGCCGGCCACCGACGAAGACCTCCTCTCCGTGCATACCCCCGACCACGTCCGCCGCGTCGAGAGCGGGGACTTCCACGATCCGGACTGCCCGCACTACCCCAACATCGGGTTCTACGCCCGCCTCGCGGTCGGAGGAGCCCTCCTCGCCGAGCTCCGCCGCGGGTTCTCGATCCTCCGCCCTCCGGGACACCATGCGGGGCCATCGTTCTTGGGCGGGTTCTGCTACTACAACAACCTCGCCATCGCCGTGCGGCGCTCCGGGAAGCGGACCCTCATCGTGGACATCGACGGGCACCACGGGAACGGGACGGAGGCCGTGTTCTATGGGGATCCGCGCGTGACCTACATCTCGCTCCACCGCATCTACAACTACCCCGGCACGGGCCACGCGTCGCGCGGGAACTGCCTCAACTACCCGCTCCCCCCACGGTGTGGGAAGGCGCTGTATGTGGAGACCCTCGAACGGGCCCTCCACGAAGCGGGGAGTGGGTTCGAGGAGCTCGCCATCTCCGCCGGGTTCGACACGTACCGGGAGGATCCGCTGGCCTCGCTGGGGTTGGATGTGGAGGCCTTCTACGACGTCGGCTACGTGCTCGGGGATCTGAAGCTCCCTGCGTTCTGCGTGCTCGAGGGGGGGTACATCCCGGAGATCATGGGCCCCGCGGCCGACGCCCTCCTCCACGGCCTCCACGACGGAGGATCCCCTCCCCCCTACCCAAGCGGGTGA
- a CDS encoding Maf family protein — translation MRLLWPEFETVTPAVEEGEVAAPEGLVRIAHRKAERVRALRPEGIVIAADTGVFRNGKAYGKPRDLREAWGVLRALSGGWHSVFTGLVVAAPGATRETLVETRVEFKPLSDDEIRRYLAREAVLDKAGAYAIQGGAAPFVTRIEGEFFNVMGLPLATLYALLRDVGWQPPER, via the coding sequence TTGCGGCTCCTCTGGCCGGAGTTCGAAACGGTGACCCCCGCGGTGGAGGAGGGAGAAGTGGCCGCGCCGGAGGGCCTCGTCCGGATCGCCCATCGCAAGGCGGAGCGGGTGCGCGCCCTGCGGCCGGAGGGGATCGTGATCGCGGCCGACACGGGCGTGTTCCGGAACGGGAAGGCCTACGGAAAGCCGCGCGACCTCCGGGAGGCATGGGGCGTCCTCCGGGCCCTGAGCGGCGGATGGCACTCCGTGTTCACGGGCCTCGTCGTGGCCGCGCCGGGGGCCACCCGGGAGACCCTCGTTGAGACCCGCGTCGAGTTCAAGCCCCTCTCCGACGACGAGATCCGGCGCTACCTCGCCCGGGAGGCCGTGCTCGACAAAGCGGGCGCGTACGCGATCCAAGGGGGAGCGGCCCCGTTCGTGACCAGGATTGAGGGCGAGTTCTTCAACGTGATGGGCCTCCCCCTGGCGACCCTCTACGCCCTCCTCCGCGATGTCGGATGGCAGCCCCCCGAACGTTGA
- a CDS encoding radical SAM protein: protein MAQPAYLGLTEGALRERAEGLRALASPCRLCPRACGVHRDRGERGFCQAGLAAWVASFGPHCGEEGVLVGEGGSGTIFFSGCVLRCLFCQNATISQLGEGEELRVADLARIMLHLQELGCTNVNLVTPTHQAPQIVAALSLAREAGLRLPLVWNCGGYESVEALQLLAGIVDIYMPDFKYGDDAAAASLSAAPDYVERAQEALREMHRQVGDLVVENGVAVRGLLVRHLVLPHGIAGSEAVFRYLAREISPQTFVNVLAQYRPAHRAWERAELARPITRAEHEAALAWARRFGLDRAGPH, encoded by the coding sequence ATGGCTCAGCCTGCCTACCTCGGCCTGACGGAAGGCGCGCTGCGCGAGCGGGCGGAAGGACTGCGGGCCCTCGCCTCCCCGTGCCGCCTGTGTCCACGGGCGTGCGGGGTCCACCGGGACAGGGGAGAGAGGGGGTTTTGCCAGGCCGGGCTCGCCGCCTGGGTGGCAAGCTTCGGCCCCCACTGCGGCGAGGAGGGGGTGCTGGTAGGGGAAGGTGGGTCGGGGACGATCTTCTTCTCCGGTTGCGTCCTCCGTTGCCTGTTTTGCCAGAACGCCACGATCTCCCAGCTCGGGGAGGGGGAGGAACTGCGCGTCGCGGACCTGGCGCGGATCATGCTCCACCTCCAGGAGCTGGGGTGCACGAACGTGAACCTCGTCACCCCGACCCATCAGGCCCCCCAGATCGTGGCTGCACTCTCCCTGGCCCGGGAAGCCGGGTTGCGGCTCCCTCTGGTATGGAACTGCGGTGGATACGAGTCGGTGGAGGCGCTGCAGCTCCTCGCCGGGATCGTGGACATCTACATGCCGGACTTTAAGTATGGCGATGACGCGGCTGCCGCTTCCCTCTCAGCTGCGCCGGACTATGTGGAGCGGGCGCAGGAGGCCCTCCGCGAGATGCACCGCCAAGTGGGGGATCTCGTGGTGGAGAACGGGGTCGCCGTGCGCGGGCTCCTCGTCCGGCACCTCGTCCTCCCCCACGGGATCGCCGGGTCGGAGGCCGTCTTCCGCTACCTCGCTCGCGAGATCTCGCCCCAGACGTTCGTCAACGTGCTGGCCCAGTACCGGCCTGCCCACCGGGCGTGGGAGAGGGCGGAGCTCGCACGACCCATCACCCGCGCCGAACACGAGGCCGCCCTCGCCTGGGCGCGGCGGTTTGGGCTCGATCGCGCCGGCCCGCACTGA